A window from Equus caballus isolate H_3958 breed thoroughbred chromosome 8, TB-T2T, whole genome shotgun sequence encodes these proteins:
- the SMPD4 gene encoding sphingomyelin phosphodiesterase 4 isoform X9 has protein sequence MAFPHLQQPSFLLASLKADSVNKPFAQRCQDLVKVIEDFPAKELQTIFPWLVESIFGSLDGVLVGWNLRCLQGRVSPVEYSIAMEFLDPGGPMMKLVYKLQAEDYKFDFPVSYLPGPVKASIQERVLPDSPLYHNKVQFPPPGGLGLNLALSPFEYYLFFFALSLITQKPLPGALHIRTSDCAYFILVDRYLSWFLPTEGNVLPLLSSSPGAPSPSPAPRTPAMPFASYGLHHTSLLKRHISHQTSVNADPASHEIWRSETLLQVFVEMWLHHYSLEMYQKMQSPHAKLEVLHYRLSVSSALHSPAQPSLQALHAYQVLAALVLFLFTPARGEPFMPTEEHVLVVRLLLKHLHAFSHSLKAEQLSPSAHSHAASPLEEFKRAAVPRFVQQKLYLFLQHCFGHWPLDASFRAVLEMWLSYLQPWRYAPEKQAQSSDYQARCVSERWAPFVQENLLMYTKLFVGFLSRALRTDLVSPKNALMVFRVAKVFAQPNLAEMIQKGEQLFLEPELVIPHRQHRLLAAPPFTSSFLSSWPPAVTDNSFKVKSHVYGLEGQDCKYTPMFGPEVRTLVLRLAQLITQAKQTAKCLSDQCGESAAARPFLSWLGFCPTDTNGSYAANDLDELGQDSVRKTDEYLEKALEYLCQMFRLSEAQLAQLTLALGTTQDENGKKQLPDCIVGEDGLILTPLGRYQIINGLRKFDIEYQGDAELQPIRSYEIASLVRLLFRLSSAINCRFAGQMAALCSRADFLGSFCRYHLTEPGLADRHLLSPVQRGRTASRAQGPRLSLRFLGSYRTLLSLLLAFFVASLFCIGPLPCTLLLVLGYLLYAVAMTLLTERGKLHHL, from the exons GCTAGCCTGAAAGCTGACTCTGTAAATAAACCCTTTGCTCAGCGCTGCCAAGACTTGGTTAAAGTCATTGAAGATTTTCCAGCAAAG GAGCTGCAGACCATCTTCCCATGGCTGGTAGAGAGCATCTTCGGCAGCTTGGATGGCGTCCTCGTTGGCTGGAACCTCCGCTGCTTACAGGGACGTGTGAGCCCTGTAGAGTACAGCATTGCGATGGAATTTCTAGACCCTGG TGGCCCGATGATGAAGCTGGTCTATAAACTGCAAGCTGAAGACTATAAGTTTGACTTTCCGGTCTCCTACCTGCCT GGTCCCGTGAAGGCCTCCATCCAGGAGCGCGTGCTCCCAGACAGCCCTCTGTACCACAACAAGGTCCAGTTTCCCCCGCCTGGGGGCCTCGGTCTGAACCTGGCTCTCA GTCCGTTTGAGTATTACCTGTTCTTCTTTGCGTTGAGCCTCATCACTCAGAAG CCACTCCCCGGAGCCCTGCACATTCGTACTTCAGACTGTGCCTATTTCATCCTGGTGGACAGGTACCTCTCATGGTTCCTGCCCACAGAAGGCAATGTGCTCCCCCTACTCTCCTCCAGTCCGGGGGCGCCCAGCCCCTCACCAGCTCCCAG GACGCCAGCCATGCCTTTCGCTTCCTATGGCCTCCACCACACCAGCCTCCTGAAGCGACACATCTCTCATCAGACATCTGTGAATGCAGACCCTGCCTCCCATGAGATCTGGAGGTCAGAAACTCTGCTCCAG GTTTTTGTTGAAATGTGGCTTCATCATTATTCCTTGGAGATGTACCAAAAAATGCAGTCCCCTCATGCCAAG CTGGAGGTTCTGCACTACCGACTCAGTGTCTCCAGCGCCCTCCACAGCCCTGCCCAACCCAGCCTCCAGGCCCTCCACGCCTACCAAGTACTGGCCGCTCTCGTTTTGTTCCTTTTCACGCCTGCCCGTGGT GAGCCGTTCATGCCCACGGAGGAGCATGTGCTGGTGGTGCGCCTGCTGCTGAAGCACCTGCACGCCTTCTCCCACAGCCTGAAGGCCGAGCAGCTCTCTCCCTCCGCCCACTCCCACGCCGCCAGCCCCTTGGAGGAGTTCAAACG ggCCGCTGTCCCGAGGTTTGTCCAGCAGAAGCTCTACCTCTTCCTGCAGCACTGCTTCGGCCACTGGCCCCTGGACGCGTCGTTCAGAGCC GTCCTGGAGATGTGGCTGAGCTACCTGCAGCCCTGGAGGTATGCGCCTGAGAAGCAGGCTCAGAGCAGTGACTACCAGGCCCGGTGTGTGTCGGAGAGATG GGCGCCCTTCGTGCAGGAGAACCTGCTGATGTACACCAAGCTCTTTGTGGGCTTCCTGAGTCGTGCACTCCGCACCGACCTGGTCAGCCCCAAGAACGCACTCATGGTCTTCCGAGTGGCCAAAGTCTTTGCCCAGCCCAACCTGGCTGAAATGATCCAGAAAG GCGAGCAGCTGTTCCTGGAGCCCGAGCTGGTCATCCCCCACCGCCAACACCGCCTCCTCGCAGCTCCCCCATTCACCAGTAGCTTCCTGTCGTCATGGCCGCCTGCTGTCACCGACAACTCTTTCAAGGTGAAGAGCCACGTCTACGGCCTGGAGGGCCAGGACTGCAAGTACACCCCGATGTTCGGGCCCGAGGTCCGGACACTG GTCTTGCGCCTGGCTCAGCTCATCACGCAGGCCAAGCAGACTGCCAAGTGCCTCTCTGACCAGTGTGGGGAGAGCGCAGCAGCCCGGCCCTTTCTGTCATGGTTGGGCTTCTGCCCCACAGACACAAATGGCTCCTATGCAGCCAACGACCTGGATGAATTGGGACAAGACAGTGTCCGCAAGACGGATGAGTACCTGGAGAAGGCCCTGGAGTACCTGTGCCAGATGTTCCGA CTCAGCGAGGCCCAGCTCGCCCAGCTCACACTTGCCTTGGGGACAACTCAGGATGAGAATGGAAAGAAGCAGCTCCCAGACTGCATTGTTGGGGAGGACGGACTCATCCTCACGCCCCTGGGCCGTTACCAG ATCATCAACGGGCTGCGCAAGTTTGACATCGAGTACCAGGGGGACGCGGAGTTGCAGCCCATCCGGAGCTATGAGATTGCCAGCCTGGTCCGCCTGCTCTTCCGGCTGTCCTCCGCCATCAACTGCAGG TTCGCAGGCCAGATGGCAGCCCTGTGTTCCCGGGCCGACTTCCTCGGCAGCTTCTGTCGCTACCACCTCACGGAGCCCGGGCTGGCAGACAGGCACCTGCTGAGCCCTGTGCAGCGGGGGCGCACGGCTAGCCGtgcccagggccccaggctcAGCCTGCGCTTCCTGGGCAGCTATCGGACGCTGCTGTCGCTGCTGCTGGCCTTCTTTGTGGCCTCTCTCTTCTGCATCGGGCCCCTGCCCTGCACTCTCCTCCTCGTGCTGGGCTACCTCCTCTACGCCGTGGCCATGACGCTGCTGACCGAGCGGGGCAAGCTGCACCACCTCTGA
- the SMPD4 gene encoding sphingomyelin phosphodiesterase 4 isoform X11, which produces MAACPLRDREQCFPETAVSTSTGAVMAFPHLQQPSFLLASLKADSVNKPFAQRCQDLVKVIEDFPAKELQTIFPWLVESIFGSLDGVLVGWNLRCLQGRVSPVEYSIAMEFLDPGGPMMKLVYKLQAEDYKFDFPVSYLPGPVKASIQERVLPDSPLYHNKVQFPPPGGLGLNLALSPFEYYLFFFALSLITQKPLPGALHIRTSDCAYFILVDRYLSWFLPTEGNVLPLLSSSPGAPSPSPAPRTPAMPFASYGLHHTSLLKRHISHQTSVNADPASHEIWRSETLLQVFVEMWLHHYSLEMYQKMQSPHAKEPFMPTEEHVLVVRLLLKHLHAFSHSLKAEQLSPSAHSHAASPLEEFKRAAVPRFVQQKLYLFLQHCFGHWPLDASFRAVLEMWLSYLQPWRYAPEKQAQSSDYQARCVSERWAPFVQENLLMYTKLFVGFLSRALRTDLVSPKNALMVFRVAKVFAQPNLAEMIQKGEQLFLEPELVIPHRQHRLLAAPPFTSSFLSSWPPAVTDNSFKVKSHVYGLEGQDCKYTPMFGPEVRTLVLRLAQLITQAKQTAKCLSDQCGESAAARPFLSWLGFCPTDTNGSYAANDLDELGQDSVRKTDEYLEKALEYLCQMFRLSEAQLAQLTLALGTTQDENGKKQLPDCIVGEDGLILTPLGRYQIINGLRKFDIEYQGDAELQPIRSYEIASLVRLLFRLSSAINCRFAGQMAALCSRADFLGSFCRYHLTEPGLADRHLLSPVQRGRTASRAQGPRLSLRFLGSYRTLLSLLLAFFVASLFCIGPLPCTLLLVLGYLLYAVAMTLLTERGKLHHL; this is translated from the exons GCTAGCCTGAAAGCTGACTCTGTAAATAAACCCTTTGCTCAGCGCTGCCAAGACTTGGTTAAAGTCATTGAAGATTTTCCAGCAAAG GAGCTGCAGACCATCTTCCCATGGCTGGTAGAGAGCATCTTCGGCAGCTTGGATGGCGTCCTCGTTGGCTGGAACCTCCGCTGCTTACAGGGACGTGTGAGCCCTGTAGAGTACAGCATTGCGATGGAATTTCTAGACCCTGG TGGCCCGATGATGAAGCTGGTCTATAAACTGCAAGCTGAAGACTATAAGTTTGACTTTCCGGTCTCCTACCTGCCT GGTCCCGTGAAGGCCTCCATCCAGGAGCGCGTGCTCCCAGACAGCCCTCTGTACCACAACAAGGTCCAGTTTCCCCCGCCTGGGGGCCTCGGTCTGAACCTGGCTCTCA GTCCGTTTGAGTATTACCTGTTCTTCTTTGCGTTGAGCCTCATCACTCAGAAG CCACTCCCCGGAGCCCTGCACATTCGTACTTCAGACTGTGCCTATTTCATCCTGGTGGACAGGTACCTCTCATGGTTCCTGCCCACAGAAGGCAATGTGCTCCCCCTACTCTCCTCCAGTCCGGGGGCGCCCAGCCCCTCACCAGCTCCCAG GACGCCAGCCATGCCTTTCGCTTCCTATGGCCTCCACCACACCAGCCTCCTGAAGCGACACATCTCTCATCAGACATCTGTGAATGCAGACCCTGCCTCCCATGAGATCTGGAGGTCAGAAACTCTGCTCCAG GTTTTTGTTGAAATGTGGCTTCATCATTATTCCTTGGAGATGTACCAAAAAATGCAGTCCCCTCATGCCAAG GAGCCGTTCATGCCCACGGAGGAGCATGTGCTGGTGGTGCGCCTGCTGCTGAAGCACCTGCACGCCTTCTCCCACAGCCTGAAGGCCGAGCAGCTCTCTCCCTCCGCCCACTCCCACGCCGCCAGCCCCTTGGAGGAGTTCAAACG ggCCGCTGTCCCGAGGTTTGTCCAGCAGAAGCTCTACCTCTTCCTGCAGCACTGCTTCGGCCACTGGCCCCTGGACGCGTCGTTCAGAGCC GTCCTGGAGATGTGGCTGAGCTACCTGCAGCCCTGGAGGTATGCGCCTGAGAAGCAGGCTCAGAGCAGTGACTACCAGGCCCGGTGTGTGTCGGAGAGATG GGCGCCCTTCGTGCAGGAGAACCTGCTGATGTACACCAAGCTCTTTGTGGGCTTCCTGAGTCGTGCACTCCGCACCGACCTGGTCAGCCCCAAGAACGCACTCATGGTCTTCCGAGTGGCCAAAGTCTTTGCCCAGCCCAACCTGGCTGAAATGATCCAGAAAG GCGAGCAGCTGTTCCTGGAGCCCGAGCTGGTCATCCCCCACCGCCAACACCGCCTCCTCGCAGCTCCCCCATTCACCAGTAGCTTCCTGTCGTCATGGCCGCCTGCTGTCACCGACAACTCTTTCAAGGTGAAGAGCCACGTCTACGGCCTGGAGGGCCAGGACTGCAAGTACACCCCGATGTTCGGGCCCGAGGTCCGGACACTG GTCTTGCGCCTGGCTCAGCTCATCACGCAGGCCAAGCAGACTGCCAAGTGCCTCTCTGACCAGTGTGGGGAGAGCGCAGCAGCCCGGCCCTTTCTGTCATGGTTGGGCTTCTGCCCCACAGACACAAATGGCTCCTATGCAGCCAACGACCTGGATGAATTGGGACAAGACAGTGTCCGCAAGACGGATGAGTACCTGGAGAAGGCCCTGGAGTACCTGTGCCAGATGTTCCGA CTCAGCGAGGCCCAGCTCGCCCAGCTCACACTTGCCTTGGGGACAACTCAGGATGAGAATGGAAAGAAGCAGCTCCCAGACTGCATTGTTGGGGAGGACGGACTCATCCTCACGCCCCTGGGCCGTTACCAG ATCATCAACGGGCTGCGCAAGTTTGACATCGAGTACCAGGGGGACGCGGAGTTGCAGCCCATCCGGAGCTATGAGATTGCCAGCCTGGTCCGCCTGCTCTTCCGGCTGTCCTCCGCCATCAACTGCAGG TTCGCAGGCCAGATGGCAGCCCTGTGTTCCCGGGCCGACTTCCTCGGCAGCTTCTGTCGCTACCACCTCACGGAGCCCGGGCTGGCAGACAGGCACCTGCTGAGCCCTGTGCAGCGGGGGCGCACGGCTAGCCGtgcccagggccccaggctcAGCCTGCGCTTCCTGGGCAGCTATCGGACGCTGCTGTCGCTGCTGCTGGCCTTCTTTGTGGCCTCTCTCTTCTGCATCGGGCCCCTGCCCTGCACTCTCCTCCTCGTGCTGGGCTACCTCCTCTACGCCGTGGCCATGACGCTGCTGACCGAGCGGGGCAAGCTGCACCACCTCTGA
- the SMPD4 gene encoding sphingomyelin phosphodiesterase 4 isoform X1, which produces MTTFGRSVTERQPLSLRQARLWTPHCFPETAVSTSTGAVMAFPHLQQPSFLLASLKADSVNKPFAQRCQDLVKVIEDFPAKELQTIFPWLVESIFGSLDGVLVGWNLRCLQGRVSPVEYSIAMEFLDPGGPMMKLVYKLQAEDYKFDFPVSYLPGPVKASIQERVLPDSPLYHNKVQFPPPGGLGLNLALSPFEYYLFFFALSLITQKPLPGALHIRTSDCAYFILVDRYLSWFLPTEGNVLPLLSSSPGAPSPSPAPRTPAMPFASYGLHHTSLLKRHISHQTSVNADPASHEIWRSETLLQVFVEMWLHHYSLEMYQKMQSPHAKLEVLHYRLSVSSALHSPAQPSLQALHAYQVLAALVLFLFTPARGVSHRANVSAVEPFMPTEEHVLVVRLLLKHLHAFSHSLKAEQLSPSAHSHAASPLEEFKRAAVPRFVQQKLYLFLQHCFGHWPLDASFRAVLEMWLSYLQPWRYAPEKQAQSSDYQARCVSERWAPFVQENLLMYTKLFVGFLSRALRTDLVSPKNALMVFRVAKVFAQPNLAEMIQKGEQLFLEPELVIPHRQHRLLAAPPFTSSFLSSWPPAVTDNSFKVKSHVYGLEGQDCKYTPMFGPEVRTLVLRLAQLITQAKQTAKCLSDQCGESAAARPFLSWLGFCPTDTNGSYAANDLDELGQDSVRKTDEYLEKALEYLCQMFRLSEAQLAQLTLALGTTQDENGKKQLPDCIVGEDGLILTPLGRYQIINGLRKFDIEYQGDAELQPIRSYEIASLVRLLFRLSSAINCRFAGQMAALCSRADFLGSFCRYHLTEPGLADRHLLSPVQRGRTASRAQGPRLSLRFLGSYRTLLSLLLAFFVASLFCIGPLPCTLLLVLGYLLYAVAMTLLTERGKLHHL; this is translated from the exons GCTAGCCTGAAAGCTGACTCTGTAAATAAACCCTTTGCTCAGCGCTGCCAAGACTTGGTTAAAGTCATTGAAGATTTTCCAGCAAAG GAGCTGCAGACCATCTTCCCATGGCTGGTAGAGAGCATCTTCGGCAGCTTGGATGGCGTCCTCGTTGGCTGGAACCTCCGCTGCTTACAGGGACGTGTGAGCCCTGTAGAGTACAGCATTGCGATGGAATTTCTAGACCCTGG TGGCCCGATGATGAAGCTGGTCTATAAACTGCAAGCTGAAGACTATAAGTTTGACTTTCCGGTCTCCTACCTGCCT GGTCCCGTGAAGGCCTCCATCCAGGAGCGCGTGCTCCCAGACAGCCCTCTGTACCACAACAAGGTCCAGTTTCCCCCGCCTGGGGGCCTCGGTCTGAACCTGGCTCTCA GTCCGTTTGAGTATTACCTGTTCTTCTTTGCGTTGAGCCTCATCACTCAGAAG CCACTCCCCGGAGCCCTGCACATTCGTACTTCAGACTGTGCCTATTTCATCCTGGTGGACAGGTACCTCTCATGGTTCCTGCCCACAGAAGGCAATGTGCTCCCCCTACTCTCCTCCAGTCCGGGGGCGCCCAGCCCCTCACCAGCTCCCAG GACGCCAGCCATGCCTTTCGCTTCCTATGGCCTCCACCACACCAGCCTCCTGAAGCGACACATCTCTCATCAGACATCTGTGAATGCAGACCCTGCCTCCCATGAGATCTGGAGGTCAGAAACTCTGCTCCAG GTTTTTGTTGAAATGTGGCTTCATCATTATTCCTTGGAGATGTACCAAAAAATGCAGTCCCCTCATGCCAAG CTGGAGGTTCTGCACTACCGACTCAGTGTCTCCAGCGCCCTCCACAGCCCTGCCCAACCCAGCCTCCAGGCCCTCCACGCCTACCAAGTACTGGCCGCTCTCGTTTTGTTCCTTTTCACGCCTGCCCGTGGTGTAAGCCACAGAGCTAACGTCAGTGCAGTG GAGCCGTTCATGCCCACGGAGGAGCATGTGCTGGTGGTGCGCCTGCTGCTGAAGCACCTGCACGCCTTCTCCCACAGCCTGAAGGCCGAGCAGCTCTCTCCCTCCGCCCACTCCCACGCCGCCAGCCCCTTGGAGGAGTTCAAACG ggCCGCTGTCCCGAGGTTTGTCCAGCAGAAGCTCTACCTCTTCCTGCAGCACTGCTTCGGCCACTGGCCCCTGGACGCGTCGTTCAGAGCC GTCCTGGAGATGTGGCTGAGCTACCTGCAGCCCTGGAGGTATGCGCCTGAGAAGCAGGCTCAGAGCAGTGACTACCAGGCCCGGTGTGTGTCGGAGAGATG GGCGCCCTTCGTGCAGGAGAACCTGCTGATGTACACCAAGCTCTTTGTGGGCTTCCTGAGTCGTGCACTCCGCACCGACCTGGTCAGCCCCAAGAACGCACTCATGGTCTTCCGAGTGGCCAAAGTCTTTGCCCAGCCCAACCTGGCTGAAATGATCCAGAAAG GCGAGCAGCTGTTCCTGGAGCCCGAGCTGGTCATCCCCCACCGCCAACACCGCCTCCTCGCAGCTCCCCCATTCACCAGTAGCTTCCTGTCGTCATGGCCGCCTGCTGTCACCGACAACTCTTTCAAGGTGAAGAGCCACGTCTACGGCCTGGAGGGCCAGGACTGCAAGTACACCCCGATGTTCGGGCCCGAGGTCCGGACACTG GTCTTGCGCCTGGCTCAGCTCATCACGCAGGCCAAGCAGACTGCCAAGTGCCTCTCTGACCAGTGTGGGGAGAGCGCAGCAGCCCGGCCCTTTCTGTCATGGTTGGGCTTCTGCCCCACAGACACAAATGGCTCCTATGCAGCCAACGACCTGGATGAATTGGGACAAGACAGTGTCCGCAAGACGGATGAGTACCTGGAGAAGGCCCTGGAGTACCTGTGCCAGATGTTCCGA CTCAGCGAGGCCCAGCTCGCCCAGCTCACACTTGCCTTGGGGACAACTCAGGATGAGAATGGAAAGAAGCAGCTCCCAGACTGCATTGTTGGGGAGGACGGACTCATCCTCACGCCCCTGGGCCGTTACCAG ATCATCAACGGGCTGCGCAAGTTTGACATCGAGTACCAGGGGGACGCGGAGTTGCAGCCCATCCGGAGCTATGAGATTGCCAGCCTGGTCCGCCTGCTCTTCCGGCTGTCCTCCGCCATCAACTGCAGG TTCGCAGGCCAGATGGCAGCCCTGTGTTCCCGGGCCGACTTCCTCGGCAGCTTCTGTCGCTACCACCTCACGGAGCCCGGGCTGGCAGACAGGCACCTGCTGAGCCCTGTGCAGCGGGGGCGCACGGCTAGCCGtgcccagggccccaggctcAGCCTGCGCTTCCTGGGCAGCTATCGGACGCTGCTGTCGCTGCTGCTGGCCTTCTTTGTGGCCTCTCTCTTCTGCATCGGGCCCCTGCCCTGCACTCTCCTCCTCGTGCTGGGCTACCTCCTCTACGCCGTGGCCATGACGCTGCTGACCGAGCGGGGCAAGCTGCACCACCTCTGA
- the SMPD4 gene encoding sphingomyelin phosphodiesterase 4 isoform X10: protein MAFPHLQQPSFLLASLKADSVNKPFAQRCQDLVKVIEDFPAKELQTIFPWLVESIFGSLDGVLVGWNLRCLQGRVSPVEYSIAMEFLDPGGPMMKLVYKLQAEDYKFDFPVSYLPGPVKASIQERVLPDSPLYHNKVQFPPPGGLGLNLALSPFEYYLFFFALSLITQKPLPGALHIRTSDCAYFILVDRYLSWFLPTEGNVLPLLSSSPGAPSPSPAPRTPAMPFASYGLHHTSLLKRHISHQTSVNADPASHEIWRSETLLQVFVEMWLHHYSLEMYQKMQSPHAKLEVLHYRLSVSSALHSPAQPSLQALHAYQEPFMPTEEHVLVVRLLLKHLHAFSHSLKAEQLSPSAHSHAASPLEEFKRAAVPRFVQQKLYLFLQHCFGHWPLDASFRAVLEMWLSYLQPWRYAPEKQAQSSDYQARCVSERWAPFVQENLLMYTKLFVGFLSRALRTDLVSPKNALMVFRVAKVFAQPNLAEMIQKGEQLFLEPELVIPHRQHRLLAAPPFTSSFLSSWPPAVTDNSFKVKSHVYGLEGQDCKYTPMFGPEVRTLVLRLAQLITQAKQTAKCLSDQCGESAAARPFLSWLGFCPTDTNGSYAANDLDELGQDSVRKTDEYLEKALEYLCQMFRLSEAQLAQLTLALGTTQDENGKKQLPDCIVGEDGLILTPLGRYQIINGLRKFDIEYQGDAELQPIRSYEIASLVRLLFRLSSAINCRFAGQMAALCSRADFLGSFCRYHLTEPGLADRHLLSPVQRGRTASRAQGPRLSLRFLGSYRTLLSLLLAFFVASLFCIGPLPCTLLLVLGYLLYAVAMTLLTERGKLHHL from the exons GCTAGCCTGAAAGCTGACTCTGTAAATAAACCCTTTGCTCAGCGCTGCCAAGACTTGGTTAAAGTCATTGAAGATTTTCCAGCAAAG GAGCTGCAGACCATCTTCCCATGGCTGGTAGAGAGCATCTTCGGCAGCTTGGATGGCGTCCTCGTTGGCTGGAACCTCCGCTGCTTACAGGGACGTGTGAGCCCTGTAGAGTACAGCATTGCGATGGAATTTCTAGACCCTGG TGGCCCGATGATGAAGCTGGTCTATAAACTGCAAGCTGAAGACTATAAGTTTGACTTTCCGGTCTCCTACCTGCCT GGTCCCGTGAAGGCCTCCATCCAGGAGCGCGTGCTCCCAGACAGCCCTCTGTACCACAACAAGGTCCAGTTTCCCCCGCCTGGGGGCCTCGGTCTGAACCTGGCTCTCA GTCCGTTTGAGTATTACCTGTTCTTCTTTGCGTTGAGCCTCATCACTCAGAAG CCACTCCCCGGAGCCCTGCACATTCGTACTTCAGACTGTGCCTATTTCATCCTGGTGGACAGGTACCTCTCATGGTTCCTGCCCACAGAAGGCAATGTGCTCCCCCTACTCTCCTCCAGTCCGGGGGCGCCCAGCCCCTCACCAGCTCCCAG GACGCCAGCCATGCCTTTCGCTTCCTATGGCCTCCACCACACCAGCCTCCTGAAGCGACACATCTCTCATCAGACATCTGTGAATGCAGACCCTGCCTCCCATGAGATCTGGAGGTCAGAAACTCTGCTCCAG GTTTTTGTTGAAATGTGGCTTCATCATTATTCCTTGGAGATGTACCAAAAAATGCAGTCCCCTCATGCCAAG CTGGAGGTTCTGCACTACCGACTCAGTGTCTCCAGCGCCCTCCACAGCCCTGCCCAACCCAGCCTCCAGGCCCTCCACGCCTACCAA GAGCCGTTCATGCCCACGGAGGAGCATGTGCTGGTGGTGCGCCTGCTGCTGAAGCACCTGCACGCCTTCTCCCACAGCCTGAAGGCCGAGCAGCTCTCTCCCTCCGCCCACTCCCACGCCGCCAGCCCCTTGGAGGAGTTCAAACG ggCCGCTGTCCCGAGGTTTGTCCAGCAGAAGCTCTACCTCTTCCTGCAGCACTGCTTCGGCCACTGGCCCCTGGACGCGTCGTTCAGAGCC GTCCTGGAGATGTGGCTGAGCTACCTGCAGCCCTGGAGGTATGCGCCTGAGAAGCAGGCTCAGAGCAGTGACTACCAGGCCCGGTGTGTGTCGGAGAGATG GGCGCCCTTCGTGCAGGAGAACCTGCTGATGTACACCAAGCTCTTTGTGGGCTTCCTGAGTCGTGCACTCCGCACCGACCTGGTCAGCCCCAAGAACGCACTCATGGTCTTCCGAGTGGCCAAAGTCTTTGCCCAGCCCAACCTGGCTGAAATGATCCAGAAAG GCGAGCAGCTGTTCCTGGAGCCCGAGCTGGTCATCCCCCACCGCCAACACCGCCTCCTCGCAGCTCCCCCATTCACCAGTAGCTTCCTGTCGTCATGGCCGCCTGCTGTCACCGACAACTCTTTCAAGGTGAAGAGCCACGTCTACGGCCTGGAGGGCCAGGACTGCAAGTACACCCCGATGTTCGGGCCCGAGGTCCGGACACTG GTCTTGCGCCTGGCTCAGCTCATCACGCAGGCCAAGCAGACTGCCAAGTGCCTCTCTGACCAGTGTGGGGAGAGCGCAGCAGCCCGGCCCTTTCTGTCATGGTTGGGCTTCTGCCCCACAGACACAAATGGCTCCTATGCAGCCAACGACCTGGATGAATTGGGACAAGACAGTGTCCGCAAGACGGATGAGTACCTGGAGAAGGCCCTGGAGTACCTGTGCCAGATGTTCCGA CTCAGCGAGGCCCAGCTCGCCCAGCTCACACTTGCCTTGGGGACAACTCAGGATGAGAATGGAAAGAAGCAGCTCCCAGACTGCATTGTTGGGGAGGACGGACTCATCCTCACGCCCCTGGGCCGTTACCAG ATCATCAACGGGCTGCGCAAGTTTGACATCGAGTACCAGGGGGACGCGGAGTTGCAGCCCATCCGGAGCTATGAGATTGCCAGCCTGGTCCGCCTGCTCTTCCGGCTGTCCTCCGCCATCAACTGCAGG TTCGCAGGCCAGATGGCAGCCCTGTGTTCCCGGGCCGACTTCCTCGGCAGCTTCTGTCGCTACCACCTCACGGAGCCCGGGCTGGCAGACAGGCACCTGCTGAGCCCTGTGCAGCGGGGGCGCACGGCTAGCCGtgcccagggccccaggctcAGCCTGCGCTTCCTGGGCAGCTATCGGACGCTGCTGTCGCTGCTGCTGGCCTTCTTTGTGGCCTCTCTCTTCTGCATCGGGCCCCTGCCCTGCACTCTCCTCCTCGTGCTGGGCTACCTCCTCTACGCCGTGGCCATGACGCTGCTGACCGAGCGGGGCAAGCTGCACCACCTCTGA